Proteins encoded by one window of Mycolicibacterium sp. ND9-15:
- a CDS encoding acyl-CoA dehydrogenase family protein, protein MAWDFSTEPEFQQKLDWVKRFCEEKVEPLDHVFPHAVRLPDPAVKAYVRELQQEVKDQGLWAIFLDEELGGPGFGQLKLGLLNEIIGRYAGAPHMFGASAPDTGNMEMLAAYGTEEQKERWLKPLLNQDMFSAYSMTEPQGGSDPNLFRTHAVRDGGEWVINGEKWFTSAGRVADILFVMCTNGMFVVPRNTPGVEIMPEPRNHNHIVYRDVRVPLDHLLGPENGAKVLAQRRLGGGRIHHAMRTIAQCTLAFDMMCERALSRESHGKVIAEHQMVQEKIAESYAMIKMLRLFVLETAWKIDNSSTQEARTEIAAVKFTMAKVLREVSFNALHILGSLGTTDLTPIQAMYAAAPTMGIADGVDEVHKATVARRVLRDYTPHDGDFPTEFLPYKREQARQKMQPVLDARPDLAAAADAYQKYLSRRR, encoded by the coding sequence ATGGCGTGGGACTTCAGCACCGAACCGGAGTTTCAACAAAAGCTGGACTGGGTCAAGCGGTTCTGCGAGGAGAAGGTCGAGCCGCTCGACCACGTGTTCCCGCATGCTGTGCGCCTACCCGACCCGGCGGTCAAAGCCTACGTGCGCGAGTTGCAGCAGGAGGTCAAGGACCAGGGACTGTGGGCCATCTTCCTCGACGAGGAACTCGGCGGACCGGGCTTCGGGCAGCTCAAGCTCGGCCTGCTCAACGAGATCATCGGCCGCTACGCCGGTGCCCCGCACATGTTCGGCGCCTCGGCCCCGGACACCGGCAACATGGAGATGCTGGCCGCCTACGGCACCGAGGAACAGAAGGAACGCTGGCTCAAGCCGCTGCTCAACCAGGACATGTTCTCGGCGTACTCGATGACCGAACCGCAGGGCGGCAGCGATCCGAACCTGTTCAGGACCCACGCCGTCCGCGACGGCGGTGAATGGGTGATCAACGGCGAGAAGTGGTTCACCTCGGCCGGCCGCGTCGCCGACATCCTGTTCGTCATGTGCACCAACGGGATGTTCGTGGTCCCGCGCAACACGCCGGGTGTGGAGATCATGCCCGAGCCGCGCAACCACAACCACATCGTCTACCGCGATGTGCGGGTGCCCCTCGACCACCTTCTCGGGCCGGAGAACGGCGCAAAGGTGTTGGCGCAGCGGCGTCTTGGGGGCGGACGCATCCACCACGCCATGCGTACGATCGCGCAGTGCACGCTGGCCTTCGACATGATGTGCGAGCGAGCGCTGTCCCGCGAATCGCACGGCAAGGTCATCGCCGAACACCAGATGGTGCAGGAGAAGATCGCCGAGTCCTACGCGATGATCAAGATGCTGCGCCTGTTCGTCCTCGAGACGGCGTGGAAGATCGACAACAGCTCCACGCAGGAGGCCCGCACGGAGATCGCCGCCGTCAAGTTCACGATGGCGAAGGTCCTGCGCGAGGTTTCGTTCAACGCGCTGCACATCCTCGGATCGCTCGGCACCACCGATCTCACCCCGATTCAGGCGATGTATGCCGCGGCGCCGACGATGGGCATCGCCGACGGTGTCGACGAGGTGCACAAGGCCACCGTCGCTCGCCGCGTGCTGCGGGACTACACCCCGCACGACGGTGACTTCCCGACCGAGTTCCTGCCGTACAAGCGGGAGCAGGCGCGCCAGAAGATGCAGCCCGTGCTCGACGCCCGCCCTGACTTGGCGGCCGCCGCCGACGCGTACCAGAAGTATCTGTCGCGACGCCGATAG
- a CDS encoding DUF1460 domain-containing protein, producing MPVTKYLATVSKSSADVQISDQSAQILEKLLTIRNGAAGAGPPEQADVISRQFLGTPYGADTLVGSATQPEKLVVELSTVDCFTYADYVEALKRAGNRDQFITALMEVRYKDGVVGFANRRHFFTDWAAAAPAVATDITTTLSANAIQVQKNLNQKDSGGEYLPGLPVVPRTVSHIPSDHFDNTALSELRTGDYIGAYAEDGGLDVTHVGIFIDTPDGPVLRNASSLQSDGKVVDTPLFDYLQTVPGVVVLRPVR from the coding sequence ATTCCTGTCACGAAATACCTTGCTACGGTTTCCAAGTCATCGGCCGATGTGCAGATCTCCGACCAGAGCGCGCAGATCCTGGAGAAGTTGCTCACCATCAGGAACGGCGCGGCCGGCGCGGGACCGCCTGAACAGGCCGACGTGATCTCGCGGCAGTTCCTCGGGACACCTTATGGCGCAGACACTCTCGTCGGTTCAGCGACTCAGCCCGAGAAGCTGGTGGTCGAGTTGTCGACGGTGGACTGTTTCACGTATGCCGATTACGTCGAGGCGCTCAAGCGGGCGGGCAACCGCGACCAGTTCATCACCGCGTTGATGGAGGTGCGTTATAAAGACGGTGTCGTGGGCTTTGCGAACCGCAGACACTTCTTCACGGACTGGGCTGCGGCAGCGCCTGCGGTCGCAACCGATATCACTACGACTCTGAGCGCCAACGCGATCCAAGTACAGAAAAACCTGAACCAGAAGGACTCCGGCGGTGAGTACCTGCCCGGCCTGCCGGTCGTCCCTCGAACCGTCTCGCACATTCCGAGCGACCATTTCGACAACACGGCTTTGAGCGAATTGCGCACCGGTGACTACATCGGAGCGTATGCCGAGGACGGCGGGCTGGACGTCACGCATGTCGGCATCTTCATCGACACGCCTGACGGGCCGGTGCTGCGCAACGCGTCGTCATTGCAGTCCGACGGCAAGGTGGTCGACACCCCGTTGTTCGACTATCTGCAGACTGTCCCCGGGGTAGTCGTGCTCCGACCGGTTCGGTAG
- a CDS encoding DUF7800 domain-containing protein, which yields MAEVRVGPLLRHVGKTDATIWVETDKPCEVQILGHRADTFEVEGHHFAIVCVTDLDPESEHPYRVDLDGQKAWPPKDYDFPEPRVRLMPRDGSLRLLFGSCRASAPHHPPYTYQHWWHPRGKGIDVLRAYGMRMLRQPSALWPDALLMMGDQLYADQVNDTIKDLVADREVHANGPVEVLEDFEEYCIGYWDAWSDPVVRWMLSTIPTSMMFDDHEINDKWNTSQAWLDEKRETDWYQTRIIGGLMAYWIYQHIGNMSPDELAKDQTFQKVIETRQGTGPIRELAQLAEKDDGVSHFSMCRDLGAARLIVVDARTGRQLAPGRRQITTDEEWDWITANVDGSYQHLLFASSLPILLPYGMHHIEAWSEAVGDGAWGRWLSGLGEKVRITANLDHWACFQDSYRRLEDLVIDVTSGKRGPAPDSMVLFGGDVHHCWVSEVSLENAVPDDAVNAGTKIWQVVCSGLRKETSAVERIILRLGHTGFVEAVGRTLAKTAKVPMPRLRWRPVTMPHFRNQIGTLEIAGGEMGVRIEKVTGGWRKPQLATVIEHKLL from the coding sequence ATGGCCGAGGTTCGCGTGGGACCCCTGCTTCGCCACGTCGGCAAGACCGACGCGACCATCTGGGTCGAGACCGACAAACCGTGCGAGGTCCAGATCCTGGGCCATCGCGCGGATACCTTCGAGGTCGAAGGCCACCACTTCGCGATTGTCTGCGTGACGGATCTCGATCCGGAGAGCGAGCATCCTTATCGGGTCGACCTCGACGGTCAGAAGGCTTGGCCGCCAAAAGATTACGATTTTCCGGAGCCGAGGGTACGGCTGATGCCGCGCGACGGCTCGCTACGGTTGCTGTTCGGGTCGTGCCGCGCGTCGGCTCCCCATCACCCGCCCTACACCTACCAACACTGGTGGCATCCTCGGGGCAAGGGCATCGACGTGCTGCGCGCGTACGGCATGCGGATGCTGCGCCAGCCGTCGGCGCTGTGGCCCGATGCCCTGCTGATGATGGGCGATCAACTGTACGCAGACCAGGTCAACGACACCATCAAGGACCTCGTCGCCGACCGCGAGGTGCACGCCAACGGCCCGGTCGAGGTGCTCGAGGACTTCGAGGAGTACTGCATCGGCTACTGGGACGCATGGAGCGATCCGGTCGTGCGGTGGATGCTCTCGACAATCCCGACGTCGATGATGTTCGACGACCACGAGATCAACGACAAGTGGAACACCTCGCAGGCCTGGCTCGACGAGAAGCGCGAGACCGATTGGTACCAGACCCGGATCATCGGTGGGCTGATGGCCTACTGGATCTATCAGCACATTGGCAACATGTCGCCCGACGAACTGGCCAAAGATCAGACCTTCCAGAAGGTCATCGAGACCAGACAGGGCACCGGCCCTATTCGCGAACTCGCGCAGCTGGCCGAAAAGGACGACGGGGTCTCGCATTTCAGCATGTGCCGCGACCTCGGCGCGGCACGACTGATCGTCGTCGACGCCCGCACCGGCCGCCAGCTCGCCCCTGGGCGCCGCCAGATCACCACCGACGAGGAATGGGACTGGATCACCGCCAACGTCGACGGAAGCTACCAGCACCTGCTGTTCGCCAGCTCGCTGCCGATCCTGCTGCCCTACGGTATGCACCACATCGAAGCCTGGTCGGAGGCCGTCGGTGACGGCGCCTGGGGCCGATGGCTGTCGGGGCTGGGCGAGAAGGTGCGCATCACCGCGAACCTCGACCACTGGGCATGCTTCCAGGACAGCTATCGGCGCCTGGAAGATCTGGTCATCGACGTGACGAGCGGTAAGCGGGGCCCGGCGCCCGACTCGATGGTGCTCTTCGGTGGCGACGTGCACCACTGCTGGGTCTCAGAGGTCTCGCTGGAGAACGCTGTGCCCGACGACGCGGTCAATGCGGGCACGAAGATCTGGCAGGTGGTCTGTTCGGGGCTGCGCAAGGAGACGTCGGCGGTCGAACGAATCATCCTGCGGCTGGGTCACACCGGGTTCGTCGAGGCCGTCGGCAGAACGCTGGCGAAAACCGCGAAGGTGCCGATGCCGCGGCTTCGATGGCGACCCGTCACCATGCCGCACTTCCGCAATCAGATCGGGACCCTCGAGATCGCGGGCGGCGAGATGGGCGTGCGCATCGAGAAGGTCACCGGCGGCTGGCGCAAGCCGCAACTCGCCACCGTCATCGAACACAAACTGCTGTGA
- a CDS encoding DUF732 domain-containing protein gives MTTLARLTALLAAVVGSLLAAPHATASPEDDLCRSMTSVGFTGDCATLTTLARDVCAQLERGADPAAAAEKLDLTTNDETLSNFIVAGARLYLCPDPLQT, from the coding sequence ATGACCACGCTTGCGCGACTTACAGCACTGTTGGCGGCAGTAGTGGGCTCACTACTGGCCGCACCGCACGCCACCGCATCACCGGAGGACGACCTCTGCCGCAGCATGACCTCGGTGGGTTTCACGGGTGACTGCGCAACCTTGACCACGCTCGCCCGCGACGTATGCGCTCAGCTCGAGCGTGGTGCCGATCCGGCTGCCGCGGCCGAGAAGTTGGACCTCACGACGAACGACGAAACGCTGTCGAACTTCATCGTCGCCGGTGCCCGGCTGTACCTCTGTCCGGATCCGCTCCAAACCTGA
- a CDS encoding ABC transporter permease, which produces MRAPARTSSLRLLTGNPVTVVSAALLVAVAFVAVTANWIAPYGINDVDVPNALRPPNGAHWLGTDELGRDVFSRVLVATQASMRVAVISVAFAVVVGVTVGVVSGYRGGWLDTVFMRAVDVMFAFPVLLLALAVVAILGPGVTTTILAIGIVYTPVFARVARASTMSVRVEPFVSVSRSIGTGHLYILGRHILPNIAGPLVVQTSLSLAFAILSEAALSFLGLGIQPPQPSLGRMIFDSQGFVTMAWWMAVFPGAAICVAVLAFNLLGDGMRDVLDPRQRTMIEARRER; this is translated from the coding sequence GTGAGGGCGCCTGCCAGGACGTCGTCGCTGCGGCTGCTGACGGGCAACCCGGTGACGGTGGTGAGCGCGGCCCTGCTGGTCGCGGTCGCCTTCGTCGCCGTCACCGCGAATTGGATTGCACCGTACGGCATCAACGACGTCGACGTGCCGAACGCGCTGCGGCCGCCGAACGGTGCGCACTGGCTCGGCACCGACGAGCTGGGTCGTGACGTGTTCTCCCGGGTGCTGGTGGCGACGCAGGCGTCCATGCGTGTCGCCGTGATCAGCGTGGCGTTCGCGGTGGTGGTCGGCGTGACGGTCGGCGTGGTCTCCGGTTACCGCGGCGGTTGGCTCGACACCGTTTTCATGCGCGCGGTCGACGTGATGTTCGCGTTCCCGGTGCTGCTGCTCGCGCTTGCCGTGGTGGCGATCCTGGGTCCCGGTGTGACGACGACGATCCTGGCGATCGGCATCGTGTACACGCCGGTCTTCGCCCGGGTGGCGCGGGCCAGCACCATGAGCGTGCGCGTCGAACCGTTCGTGTCGGTGTCGCGGAGCATCGGCACCGGGCACCTCTACATTCTCGGCCGGCACATCCTGCCGAACATCGCCGGACCGCTGGTCGTGCAGACGTCGCTTTCGCTGGCGTTCGCGATCCTGTCGGAGGCGGCGTTGTCGTTCCTCGGGTTGGGCATTCAGCCGCCGCAGCCGTCGTTGGGGCGGATGATCTTCGATTCGCAGGGCTTCGTGACGATGGCGTGGTGGATGGCGGTGTTCCCCGGCGCCGCGATCTGCGTCGCCGTCCTGGCTTTCAACCTGCTGGGTGACGGTATGCGCGATGTGCTCGATCCCAGGCAGCGCACCATGATCGAGGCCCGGCGAGAGCGGTGA
- a CDS encoding ABC transporter ATP-binding protein: MTEPVLSVRDLRVGIGRREIVHGISFDVHREQTLGIVGESGSGKSMTVLAATGLLDAPGATVSGTSTLTTESGRTQLVGASARVLRSVHGGQIGFVFQDPGTSLNPLLTLERQITESLEAHRRMTRRQARGRAVELLEAVGLPDPESRLRVYPHQLSGGQKQRVMIAIAMACDPALLIADEPTTALDVTTQAQIVELVAELQRDFGTAVVWISHDLGVIGQVAEDVTVLRSGEAVEQAPVNDVFDRPRHDYTRELLAARPLIGRSGPPSVPDAPVLLDVDGLDVRFDVSTPAGKSTVHAVTDLSFQIRRGTTLGLVGESGSGKSTVAAALTGLLRPGAGTATLGDADVFGVRGTAEKALRRRIGLVFQDPYSSVNPRARVGAAIGEPLIVHRLAKGRRARAARVGELLEMVGLPTSFASRYPHELSGGERQRVSIARALAGEPELMILDEATAALDVSVQARVLDLFADLQHDLGLTFLFIAHDLAIVQQVSHDVLVMREGAAVEYRRAADLFASPRDEYTRALLAAVPPERPRSAREKVER; the protein is encoded by the coding sequence GTGACCGAACCCGTGTTGAGCGTGCGCGACCTGCGGGTCGGTATCGGCCGGCGCGAGATCGTGCACGGGATCTCGTTCGACGTGCACCGAGAACAGACACTGGGCATCGTCGGCGAATCCGGCTCGGGCAAGTCGATGACCGTACTCGCTGCGACGGGCCTGCTCGACGCCCCTGGGGCGACGGTCTCCGGAACCAGCACGCTGACAACCGAATCTGGCCGGACCCAACTGGTCGGCGCATCGGCACGGGTACTGCGCAGCGTGCACGGCGGTCAGATCGGTTTCGTGTTCCAGGATCCGGGCACCTCTCTGAACCCGCTGTTGACGCTCGAGCGGCAGATCACCGAATCGCTCGAGGCGCACCGCCGCATGACCCGGCGGCAGGCGCGCGGCCGCGCCGTCGAACTGTTGGAGGCTGTGGGCCTTCCAGATCCGGAGTCGCGATTGCGCGTTTATCCGCACCAGCTCTCGGGCGGCCAGAAGCAGCGGGTGATGATCGCGATCGCGATGGCGTGCGACCCGGCACTGCTGATCGCCGACGAGCCGACGACCGCGCTCGATGTGACCACCCAGGCCCAGATCGTCGAGCTCGTGGCCGAACTGCAGCGCGACTTCGGCACCGCGGTGGTGTGGATCAGTCATGACCTCGGAGTGATCGGTCAGGTCGCCGAGGACGTCACGGTGCTGCGCAGCGGCGAAGCCGTCGAGCAGGCCCCGGTCAACGACGTTTTCGACCGGCCTCGGCACGACTACACGCGGGAGTTGCTCGCCGCTCGCCCCTTGATCGGGCGGTCCGGGCCGCCCTCGGTGCCCGACGCACCGGTGCTGCTGGACGTCGACGGTCTCGACGTACGGTTCGACGTCAGCACGCCGGCCGGCAAGTCGACCGTGCACGCCGTCACGGATCTGTCGTTCCAGATCCGGCGGGGCACCACACTGGGTCTCGTCGGGGAGTCCGGGTCCGGTAAGTCCACCGTGGCGGCCGCGCTCACGGGACTGCTGCGGCCCGGCGCCGGCACCGCGACGCTCGGTGATGCCGATGTGTTCGGTGTGCGCGGAACGGCCGAGAAGGCGCTGCGCAGGCGGATCGGCCTGGTGTTCCAGGACCCGTACTCCTCGGTGAACCCGCGTGCCCGCGTCGGCGCGGCGATCGGCGAACCGCTGATCGTGCACCGACTGGCGAAAGGCCGACGCGCTCGCGCGGCCAGGGTCGGCGAGCTGCTCGAAATGGTCGGCCTCCCAACGTCGTTCGCGTCGCGGTATCCGCACGAATTGTCCGGCGGCGAACGCCAGCGGGTGAGCATCGCCCGCGCTCTCGCCGGCGAACCCGAGCTGATGATCCTCGACGAAGCCACCGCGGCGCTGGATGTTTCGGTGCAGGCCCGGGTGCTCGACCTGTTCGCCGACCTGCAGCATGACCTCGGGCTGACTTTCCTGTTCATCGCGCACGACCTCGCGATCGTGCAGCAGGTCAGCCATGACGTGCTGGTGATGCGCGAGGGTGCGGCGGTCGAGTACCGCCGCGCCGCCGATCTGTTCGCCTCGCCGCGCGACGAGTACACCCGCGCCCTGTTGGCGGCCGTGCCACCGGAGCGGCCCCGGTCAGCGCGTGAGAAAGTCGAGCGATGA
- a CDS encoding SDR family NAD(P)-dependent oxidoreductase: MTRLSGKVALVTGASAGLGAAVAQLFAQRGATVFGIARDAERMASVFDEVPGGRFVSVDVTSPQACRDAVAECVEAFGRLDVLVNVAGFHQMRHTTTVTDEEWDRDLAVNLNGPFYLCRAALPHLLETAGNIVNVTSIAGVEGEVYSAGYCAAKHGLVGLTRALAVEYTKEKIRVNAVCPGGMPTAQTTEFTAPDNADWDLIMRIASPRGFSDTIDVAKAIAFLASDDAAAVHGAVYRVDNGKGAG, translated from the coding sequence ATGACACGACTCAGCGGCAAGGTCGCATTGGTGACGGGCGCATCGGCGGGACTCGGCGCCGCGGTCGCGCAGTTGTTCGCGCAACGCGGTGCGACAGTGTTCGGGATCGCACGCGACGCCGAGCGGATGGCGTCGGTGTTCGACGAGGTTCCCGGCGGCCGCTTCGTGTCGGTGGACGTCACGTCGCCGCAGGCGTGCCGCGACGCGGTGGCGGAGTGCGTCGAGGCGTTCGGGCGACTCGACGTGCTGGTGAACGTGGCCGGCTTCCACCAGATGCGGCACACCACGACGGTGACCGACGAAGAGTGGGACCGCGACCTCGCCGTGAACCTGAACGGCCCGTTCTATCTGTGCCGCGCCGCGCTGCCCCACCTTCTGGAGACTGCGGGCAACATCGTCAACGTGACGTCGATCGCCGGGGTGGAGGGCGAGGTGTACTCGGCGGGATACTGCGCGGCCAAACACGGTCTCGTCGGCCTGACCCGCGCGCTGGCCGTCGAGTACACCAAGGAGAAGATCCGGGTGAACGCCGTCTGCCCCGGCGGGATGCCGACCGCACAGACCACCGAGTTCACCGCGCCCGACAACGCCGACTGGGACCTCATCATGCGGATCGCGTCGCCGCGCGGGTTCTCCGACACCATAGACGTCGCCAAGGCGATCGCGTTTCTCGCCAGCGACGACGCCGCCGCGGTCCACGGCGCCGTGTACCGCGTGGACAACGGCAAGGGCGCTGGCTAA
- a CDS encoding S1C family serine protease, whose product MTNTPRYSTDQPPSFAAGQPYLGAQTHVPSHLRYEWRYGHQQPYGSNHSAGQADTVPIPRVQLKKSRRGAIVAGAVAAAVVGGGLGVAVAGIDDRTDDATPMQSPIAEAPVTPRAAAAAPAGTVEEVAARVLPSVVQLKIDLGGEGPSGSGIVLSDDGLILTNNHVVAPVADSGRGTYPSSLRGEPTATVAFSDGQTAPFSVVGTDPSGDLAVVRAEGVSGLTPIALGSSGDVKVGEQVVAIGSPLGLQGTVTTGIVSALNRPVFAGDGSGGDVTVLNAIQTDAAVNPGNSGGPLVNMGGELIGVNSAIASMGSSGPGGQSGSIGLGFAIPVDQAKRVAQELVTTGTASHGALGVKLGTAGAKSGGAVVAVVDGGPAAEAGLPSEAVITKVDNQVIDGPEALVAAIRSRAPGDTVSVTYRIASGAAQTAQVTLGEA is encoded by the coding sequence ATGACCAACACTCCGCGGTATTCCACGGATCAGCCCCCGAGCTTCGCTGCGGGACAGCCGTATCTGGGAGCCCAGACTCATGTCCCCTCGCATCTGCGTTATGAGTGGCGCTACGGCCATCAGCAGCCCTATGGCTCGAATCATTCTGCGGGGCAGGCTGATACGGTTCCAATCCCGAGGGTTCAACTGAAGAAGTCTCGGCGCGGCGCGATTGTCGCCGGCGCTGTCGCCGCTGCGGTGGTGGGCGGCGGGCTCGGTGTCGCCGTCGCGGGCATCGATGACCGCACGGACGACGCGACCCCCATGCAGTCACCCATCGCCGAGGCGCCCGTCACACCTCGCGCGGCCGCCGCTGCGCCCGCGGGCACGGTGGAGGAGGTCGCGGCCAGGGTGCTGCCCAGCGTCGTCCAGTTGAAGATCGACCTGGGAGGTGAGGGCCCTTCGGGTTCGGGAATCGTATTGAGCGACGACGGGCTCATCCTCACCAACAACCACGTGGTGGCTCCCGTGGCCGACAGCGGTCGCGGAACATACCCCTCCTCGCTGCGCGGCGAACCCACGGCAACCGTGGCGTTCTCCGACGGCCAAACCGCACCGTTCAGCGTTGTCGGGACTGACCCATCGGGCGACCTGGCGGTCGTTCGCGCCGAGGGTGTCTCCGGATTGACCCCCATCGCCCTGGGATCTTCGGGCGATGTGAAGGTCGGCGAGCAGGTCGTCGCGATCGGATCTCCGCTCGGTCTGCAGGGGACGGTGACCACCGGCATCGTCAGTGCGCTGAACCGGCCGGTGTTCGCCGGCGACGGGTCGGGCGGAGATGTCACCGTGCTCAACGCGATCCAGACCGACGCCGCGGTGAATCCTGGAAACTCCGGTGGCCCGCTGGTGAACATGGGCGGTGAGTTGATTGGCGTGAACTCCGCGATCGCAAGCATGGGCAGCAGCGGGCCCGGCGGTCAAAGCGGTTCGATCGGACTGGGTTTCGCGATCCCTGTCGATCAGGCCAAGCGCGTCGCCCAGGAATTGGTCACCACGGGCACCGCCAGTCATGGTGCGCTCGGGGTGAAGCTCGGCACGGCTGGCGCCAAGAGCGGTGGTGCGGTCGTCGCTGTCGTCGACGGTGGCCCCGCAGCGGAAGCCGGACTGCCGAGCGAAGCGGTGATCACCAAGGTCGACAACCAGGTGATCGACGGCCCGGAAGCGCTCGTCGCGGCGATTCGGTCGCGTGCGCCCGGTGACACCGTTTCTGTCACCTATCGCATCGCCTCGGGCGCGGCTCAGACCGCTCAGGTGACCCTGGGCGAGGCGTAA
- a CDS encoding class I SAM-dependent methyltransferase, with protein MDEATRDIVSMPRGGPDASRLSRRLQTDRLEYLDRDDVDELKRRVVRALDRSGRRRWIGGYELCARTVLREVADVPSPKILELGSGLGGLSRRLLERHSTAQMTVTDIDPAFVAEIAASDLGSHPRATVREMDATAIDAPDGYYDLAVFALSLHHLPPEQAARVFAEGTRVANKLLIIDLRRPSPPVHLMKLAAARPFTRLSPLLHDGVISSLRAYSRSALRALAQHADPAIAVEFRTRPRGATAMVASRAQQTGQSA; from the coding sequence ATGGACGAGGCAACTCGCGACATTGTGAGCATGCCCCGGGGCGGACCGGACGCCTCCCGGCTGTCCCGCCGGCTGCAGACCGATCGGCTGGAATACCTGGACCGCGACGACGTCGACGAGTTGAAGCGGAGAGTCGTGCGAGCACTCGACCGCAGCGGTCGGCGCCGGTGGATCGGTGGTTACGAGTTGTGCGCTCGAACCGTGCTTCGTGAGGTCGCCGATGTCCCCTCACCGAAGATCCTCGAACTCGGCTCCGGCCTCGGCGGGCTGTCGCGCCGACTGCTGGAGAGGCACTCCACTGCCCAGATGACGGTCACCGACATCGATCCCGCGTTCGTGGCCGAGATCGCCGCTAGTGACCTCGGTAGTCACCCCCGTGCCACGGTGCGGGAAATGGACGCCACCGCAATCGACGCCCCCGACGGATATTACGACCTCGCGGTGTTTGCGTTGTCATTGCATCACCTACCGCCCGAACAGGCCGCGCGAGTGTTCGCGGAAGGGACCAGGGTAGCGAACAAGTTGCTGATCATCGACCTGCGCAGGCCCTCGCCGCCGGTCCACTTGATGAAGCTGGCGGCGGCCCGGCCGTTCACCAGGCTGAGCCCGCTGTTACACGATGGGGTCATCAGCTCGCTACGCGCCTATAGCCGGTCGGCGCTGCGAGCGCTTGCCCAGCATGCCGATCCGGCGATTGCGGTCGAGTTCCGCACCCGACCGCGGGGCGCGACGGCGATGGTTGCCAGTCGAGCCCAGCAAACCGGCCAATCCGCATAG
- a CDS encoding ABC transporter permease: protein MTGLLAHPTARFLARRLVYSAVVLLGVLIVSFALVHLVPGDPVRIALGTRYTPQAYDALRSASGLDKPIVEQFFAYLGSALTGDLGVSFRNGDPVTAVLLERLPATVSLASAGIVIALLIAVPAGIWAALREGRRSDAIVRVVSQFGVSIPDFWMGILLIALFASTLRWLPTSGYRPLLDDPAGWLRHLVLPALTVGLVAGAILTRYVRSAVLEVATMGYVRTARSKGLAPRVVTLRHTVRNALIPILTITGIQLATILSGVIVVEVVFAWPGLGRLVYNAVAARDYPVIQGTVLLIAALFLLVNLIVDVLYAVVDPRIRLS from the coding sequence TTGACGGGCTTGCTCGCTCATCCGACCGCACGCTTCCTGGCACGCCGGTTGGTGTACTCGGCGGTGGTGCTTCTCGGGGTGCTGATCGTGAGCTTCGCGCTGGTGCATCTGGTGCCCGGCGATCCGGTGCGCATCGCGCTCGGCACGCGCTACACCCCACAGGCGTACGACGCGCTGCGGTCGGCCAGCGGCCTGGACAAGCCGATCGTCGAGCAGTTCTTCGCCTACCTCGGTTCGGCGCTGACCGGCGATCTCGGGGTCAGCTTCCGCAACGGTGACCCGGTGACGGCGGTCCTGCTCGAGCGACTGCCCGCGACGGTGTCGCTGGCGTCGGCCGGCATCGTGATCGCGCTGCTGATCGCCGTCCCCGCCGGGATCTGGGCCGCCTTGCGCGAGGGCAGGCGCAGCGATGCGATCGTGCGGGTGGTTAGCCAGTTCGGCGTCTCGATCCCGGATTTCTGGATGGGCATCCTGCTCATCGCGCTGTTCGCCTCGACGCTGCGCTGGCTGCCCACGTCGGGATACCGCCCGCTGCTCGACGACCCGGCTGGCTGGCTACGCCACCTCGTGCTTCCGGCCCTGACTGTCGGCCTGGTGGCGGGGGCGATCTTGACGCGCTATGTCCGCTCGGCGGTGCTCGAGGTCGCCACGATGGGATACGTTCGCACCGCGCGATCGAAAGGGCTTGCGCCCCGGGTGGTCACATTGCGTCACACCGTGCGCAACGCGCTGATCCCCATACTGACCATCACCGGTATCCAGCTCGCCACGATCCTGTCCGGCGTGATCGTCGTCGAGGTGGTGTTCGCCTGGCCCGGACTGGGTCGACTCGTCTACAACGCGGTCGCCGCGCGCGATTACCCGGTCATCCAGGGCACGGTGCTGCTGATCGCGGCGCTGTTCCTGTTGGTCAACCTGATCGTGGACGTGCTGTACGCGGTCGTCGACCCGAGGATCCGGTTGTCGTGA